The Plantactinospora sp. KBS50 sequence GCACGCCGTGCTGGCCGAGGCGCCGCCGCAGGCGTACGCCATGCACGCCGACGAGCCGCGCGTGGTGCTCTGGTCGGCGCGCGATCCGGAGGCCGAGCGGGACCTGCGCGGCCGGCTCGCCCGGCACTTCGTCTGGCGCGGCGAGGAGGTGTACGCCGACAGCGTCGCCACGCTCCAGCACGGCCGGGCGGTGTACCCGGTGCGGGCCGCCGCGGTGTGCGTCGGTGCCCTCGACGCCGCGGCGGCGCTCAGCGCCGCCGACGGCTCCCGGGTGATCCTGCCCGGCCCGGGCGGGCCCGGGACGCCCGACCCGGTCACCCTGGTCTTCCCGGGCCGCTTCGCCGCCCCGGCTCCGGCCGCCCCGGCTCCGGCCGCCCCGGCTCCGGCCGCCCCGGCCGCCCCGGCCGCCCCGGCCGCCGTCGACCCGGCGGCCGCCAGCGCCGTCGATCCGGCCGCCACGGGCGCCGTCGACCCGGCCGCCGACCCGGTGGACCTGGCCCGTGACCTGCACCGGGCCGTGCCGGGCTTCGCCGCCGCCCTCGACCACTGGCTCGACCTGCTCGACCACCCCGACCTGCCGGTACGGCGGCGCTGGTCCGCCGGCAGCGGTGGCTGGGACGACCCGGCCCTGCTGTTCGCGGTCGAGATGGCGCTCGCCCAGCTCTGGCAGCAGGCCGGTGTCCGAGCGGCGGCGGTCCGCGGCGACGGTCTCGGCGTGCTGGCGGCCGCCGCGCTGGCCGACGTGTTCACCCCGGCCGACGCCGCGACGCTGGTGCGCGCCGCCGTGTCCGTGACCGGCGCGGACCGGTCCGACGTCCTGCGGCGCGCCTTCGCCGAGGTCCCCGCGAAGCCGCCGGCGCTGCGGCTGTACCGGGCCGACACGGGCGTGCCGGTGACCGCCGCCGAGGTCGAGGACCCGGCGTTCTGGGCGGACCAACTCGGCGCGCCGGCCGCCGCCGGGCCAACCGGTCCCGGCTCCGCGGCCGAGCCGGCCGGCTCCGCCGCCGGGTTTGCGACCGCCGGGCCGGCGGAACCCGCCACCGGTCTCGCCGGGGACGCCGTCGAGCTGCGGCCCGGGCCGCTGGCCGCGCTGCTGGGCACGGCCGCGCGGCTCTGGACCCGGGGTCACCCGATCCTCTGGGAGGCGATCGGGCAGCAGCCGCTGCGGCACCGCGTACCGCTGCCCGGCCACCCGACCGGCACGCCGGCGACCGACCTGGTTCCGCTGGCCGCCGCCGTGCCGCGCCGCACCGCCGGTACCGGCCGGGCGGCACCGGTCGGGATCACCGTGCTCACCCCGCCGACCGACGGCCCGCTGGTGCTGGCGATCCCGTACGCCGGCGGCTCCGGGCGCGCCCTGCAGGTCGTCCGCGGACACCTGCCGACCGGCTGCGGGCTGGCCCTGGTCGACCTGCCCGGACACGGGCGGCGGATGGGGGAGCCGTGCCTGCGCGACGTCGACGAGGTCGTCGACGAACTGGTGCGTACCCTGCCGTCGCTGCCGACCCGGCGGCTGCTGCTGCTCGGCTACAGCCTCGGCGGGTCGTTCTCGTACGAGCTGGCGGCCCGGCTGAGCGCGGCCGGAACCCCGCCGGAGGGCGTGGTCGTCTGCGGCTCGCGGTCCCCGCAGACCGGTGTCGGGCACCCGCCGGTGGCGCACTGGCCGGCGGGGCAGGCGTTCCTGCGCGCCGCCGTCGACATGGGACTCGCCGCCCAGGAGATGCTGGAGCTGGCCGAGCTGGCCGAGTCCTTCTCGGGACCGTTGCAGGCCGATCTGGAGATGGTGGAGACGTTCCCGTTCCGGCCGCGCCGCCGGCCGCTGCCGGTGCCGGCCTGCGTGCTCGGCATGCGCGGCGACTGGGTGGTGCCGGAGCCCTCGCTGCGGGGCTGGGACGCCCTGTTCGCCGACCCGCCGCGGCAGCTGCGGGTGGACGGCGGCCACCTCGCCGTGCACGAGAACGAGCGGGAGTTCGGCGCCGCGGTCCGGGACGCGCTGGAGCACCTGGTGCAACCCGACCCGAGCGGCGGCGACCAACCGAGCATGTCGATCGCGTGAGGAGGGCGGCGCCATGAGCCAGACCGTCGAGTACCCGCCGGGCGAATGGAACGCGACCGACCACCCGTACCGGGACGACATCGTG is a genomic window containing:
- a CDS encoding thioesterase domain-containing protein; amino-acid sequence: MRDSDDDAVAVVGLAARLVDADDVEEFWLNLVRGRPLAPPEPGITVPADLGGSTARLAVENAGYDPAALLGGLPPIVPDDTATTAFAYRLEPAGPGGVVRADDPDAFVALRRAGLALRSGRRDLVVVGAADPAGGSAAAILIKRLRDAIEDRDHIWAVLRGVATVAGDGPATADGPAENGPAENGPAADGPAADGPEAEVARLALSRAGVQPGDVAYLEAEGTPDELAGLAAAYPGAGCALGSLDGAGSGPVAGLLRVMKLCLALEREQLPASAGTVRPPFCPQDRVAPWPRAAGRPRYGAVGAPDAHAVLAEAPPQAYAMHADEPRVVLWSARDPEAERDLRGRLARHFVWRGEEVYADSVATLQHGRAVYPVRAAAVCVGALDAAAALSAADGSRVILPGPGGPGTPDPVTLVFPGRFAAPAPAAPAPAAPAPAAPAAPAAPAAVDPAAASAVDPAATGAVDPAADPVDLARDLHRAVPGFAAALDHWLDLLDHPDLPVRRRWSAGSGGWDDPALLFAVEMALAQLWQQAGVRAAAVRGDGLGVLAAAALADVFTPADAATLVRAAVSVTGADRSDVLRRAFAEVPAKPPALRLYRADTGVPVTAAEVEDPAFWADQLGAPAAAGPTGPGSAAEPAGSAAGFATAGPAEPATGLAGDAVELRPGPLAALLGTAARLWTRGHPILWEAIGQQPLRHRVPLPGHPTGTPATDLVPLAAAVPRRTAGTGRAAPVGITVLTPPTDGPLVLAIPYAGGSGRALQVVRGHLPTGCGLALVDLPGHGRRMGEPCLRDVDEVVDELVRTLPSLPTRRLLLLGYSLGGSFSYELAARLSAAGTPPEGVVVCGSRSPQTGVGHPPVAHWPAGQAFLRAAVDMGLAAQEMLELAELAESFSGPLQADLEMVETFPFRPRRRPLPVPACVLGMRGDWVVPEPSLRGWDALFADPPRQLRVDGGHLAVHENEREFGAAVRDALEHLVQPDPSGGDQPSMSIA